In one Conger conger chromosome 5, fConCon1.1, whole genome shotgun sequence genomic region, the following are encoded:
- the mycn gene encoding N-myc protein, giving the protein MPAVTSKNSDLEFESLQPCFYLDEDDFYFCGPDSAPPGEDIWKKFELLPTPPLSPSRAGLPGELASASGDSGSIGFGLSNPLDWASELLFLPEEDIWGASADADLFGSALESNLNSIIIQDCMWSGFSAREKLERVVNEKLGKAVSTAASCGVSANKENKAVELNSSVSECVDPAIVFPFPVNKTSSSCITSSSSSSSSSSSCNSSISRSPPGTVPSSASNSYADDTPSDSDDEDDDDEDDEDDEDDEEEDEDEEEIDVVTVEKRRSTAAKPGAAATRPKAGGASATRPQEAILKRCAPIHQQHNYAAPSPYAQEEPAPAPPKKVRNEPRPGPGPAKPCPGPPAGPQRCRKSESPRASDSEDSERRRNHNILERQRRNDLRSSFLALRDHVPELARNDKAAKVVILKKAAEYVRSLELDERRLQGERDRLQARRQQLVRRLEQARTR; this is encoded by the exons ATGCCGGCGGTCACAAGTAAAAATTCCGATTTGGAGTTTGAGTCCTTACAACCTTGCTTTTATCTGGATGAAGATGATTTCTATTTCTGCGGTCCTGATTCCGCACCACCGGGGGAAGACATCTGGAAGAAATTTGAGCTGCTGCccacgccccctctctccccgagCAGAGCGGGGCTCCCGGGGGAGCTGGCTTCGGCATCCGGTGACTCCGGTTCGATAGGGTTTGGATTATCAAACCCACTGGACTGGGCTTCGGAACTGCTTTTTCTCCCCGAAGAGGACATTTGGGGTGCTTCGGCGGACGCGGACCTTTTCGGATCAGCCCTGGAAAGTAACCTGAATTCTATCATTATTCAGGACTGCATGTGGAGTGGATTTTCGGCCAGAGAAAAGCTTGAGCGAGTGGTGAACGAGAAACTCGGCAAAGCAGTTTCGACGGCTGCTAGTTGTGGAGTGAGTGCCAACAAAGAGAACAAGGCGGTGGAGTTGAACAGTTCCGTTTCGGAATGCGTGGACCCTGCCATAGTTTTCCCCTTTCCCGTCAACAAGACTAGCAGTAGTTGcatcaccagcagcagcagcagcagcagcagcagcagcagctgtaaCAGTAGTATCAGCAGAAGTCCACCTGGGACAGTTCCCTCATCTGCTTCCAACAGTTATGCGGACGACACCCCAAGTGATTCTG aCGACGAGGATGACGATGACGAGGACGACGAAGACGACGAGGAcgacgaggaggaggacgaggacgaggaggagatCGACGTGGTGACGGTGGAGAAGCGGCGGTCCACGGCCGCCAAGCCCGGCGCCGCGGCGACGCGGCCGAAGGCGGGAGGCGCCTCGGCGACCCGGCCCCAGGAGGCGATCCTCAAACGCTGCGCCCCCATCCACCAGCAGCACAACTACGCCGCCCCCTCGCCCTACGCGCAGGAGGAGCCGGCGCCGGCGCCGCCCAAAAAGGTCCGCAACGAGCCGCGCCCGGGCCCGGGCCCCGCCAAGCCCTGCCCGGGGCCCCCCGCCGGCCCCCAGCGCTGCAGGAAGAGCGAGAGCCCGCGCGCCTCGGACTCGGAGGACAGCGAACGGCGCCGGAACCACAACATCCTGGAGCGCCAGCGGCGCAACGACCTGCGCTCCAGCTTCCTGGCGCTGCGCGACCACGTGCCCGAGCTGGCGCGCAACGACAAGGCCGCCAAGGTGGTCATCCTCAAGAAGGCGGCCGAGTACGTGCGCTCGCTGGAGCTGGACGAGCGGAggctgcagggggagagggaccGGCTGCAGGCTCGGAGGCAGCAGCTCGTCAGGCGCTTGGAGCAGGCCAGGACTCGCTAG